In Ananas comosus cultivar F153 linkage group 7, ASM154086v1, whole genome shotgun sequence, the sequence GCTAAGTAGAGATAAAAGCACACAATTGAATCTAGTCCAACCTATTTACTACCAAAAGAGAATAAAGAAAGTAGGCAGTGACAAAGAGAGAGCAGCTTCTTGACATTGTATGGCGGATGCTTACAAAGGCAACTCTGGGCAGATTACAATCCTACGTTTTAAACATTTAAATGTACCACCAAACAACAATCAACGAACCAACCACCTATTATGAACTTTGTCAAGAGCTCTAAACAGTGTCAGCAAACTGTCAACTTAgagtaaaaatatatcaaatcaccACCTGAAACTTCTGCCAGATTAATAGATCACCTCAACCGAGCCATATTACAAATCCTTaaataaacttataaatttttttaaaaaaaatttctaagtttTCTGTCACCTGAGAATAACGCGTTTGACTGCAACAACAGAAAAGGTCGAGTTGAGTAATTTTACAATCGATTGATTaattagttgaaaattttaagatttttatacTCCAGTAGGCTCACGGGCTCTTTTCCCATgaacaaaattagaaaaaaaaattttgaaaaaaaaactacgGATCATCATACACAGATTCTCCGCTCCAATTTGCTACAAACATCAAATATGGACAccaaaataaagagagagagagagagagagagagagagagaggttcatGGGAAAAGAGCTCAGGTTGATTACTTAGATGAGAAATTTTGCAATAAATTGATTacttagataaaaattataattcagtaggctctcgagctcatttcccatgaaaaaaaaaatcagaaaaaataaataaataattttttaaaaaataggaaaaaaaaccTACAGATCACAAATCACGGGTTCTCAACTCAAATTAAGCCACATACATCAAATAagaacacccaaaaaaaaaaaaaaaaaaaaaacaggggtAGATCGTGATTACTCGCGGGATGCAGCGCGTTCACTGGGGGGTTGGAGATAGTGATCACGGCGACCCCATCGCCTCCGACGTCCATGGAGATGCCGATCCCGGCCATGCTCTCTGCGATCTCAACGGAtaaaaaatctagggtttactCCGCGAGCGCGAGCTCGAGAGAGCGAGCTGGATTCCCTTCCTCAGTTGGGGTGGGGGAAAGTAGTAtaaggcagaggcggaggcggcgcgtaggcggcggaggcgtacggagagagagagagagagagagagagaggaggcgaATGGTAGAGGTCTacagggtaaaaaaaaaaatagcgctCGATGGGacccacgatccgaaaattcaGTTTGGCGAAGCGGCGGTTGAGCGGCGTAAGGTATGACCAGGATTGGAGGGGGGAGTGGAGGCGCCAGAGAGAGGGGACCCACAGGTTAGAgagaaaggtgaaaaaaaatattgggtGCGGGGGCATAGCACCGTACAGGGGAGGACCCATGGGTCAGATGgtgaaagagagggaaaaattTTTTTGGGGCCCACATCACCGAAATGAAGGAGAAGCTGGAAAATAGTTAAGGGTTCGCCCTTTAATGTTATTGTATAGATAAATAGTAGTTTAGGTCATTTGTTTTCCCAACATCTTCTAATTTTCTCTGTTTCGGCAGTTGAAGGCCACTCTTTAAGGCATCTCTAAAGATTTTTTTCACCTTATCTCTTTTGAAGGGATAAAttgtattctttctttcttcaaaAGATGGCCCCTTAAAATTATTTCCACCCAATTCAGACTTCAGAGGTGCCTACTCCGCTGCAGTGGTCatagctttctttcttttctccagCACATTAGTGTGTACCGCCTTAAAGTGTTCAACTCTTTTGCTTTCTTCCCGTTTGGGCTTTTGGGTTTGAAAGTTCGTTAGGGCGTGCGGGTCTGTTCTCTCCAACCTCGAAACATTTAATATTAAATCATGAAATGTAGTACATTTCGTGGTACATAGGAATGGAGccatccaattatcaacatTACCCATAAGCAATCCAACAGCTTGAGTCTGTTCAATAGGTTGTTCACATTTGATGCTCAAATTTCGCCACCGTGTGATGTATTCCGGCATTGATTCGCCCTTCCTTCTTCTTATAGCGACCATGTCAGCTATTGTAATCTTATCGCTAACGGTGGCAAATTTAGTTCTAAAGGCTTCTTCCATTTCGTCCCATGTTGTGATAGATTCATCATCGAGTGAATAGTACCACTCGAATGCCACCCCTGAAAGACTTTGAGGGAATTGACGTAAGAGGAGTGCACTATTGCCTCTAGTATTTCCACACGTGGCTCTAAAGTGTGCCAAGTGTTGATCAGGGTTACCTATACCATAAAATGTCTTGAATTTGGGGACGATATATCCATCAGGAAATGGGATGCTATCGTATTCTATAGGGTATAGATGCCCCCTACTTTTTTGTTTTGGAGCCGCCTCATCGATTGTTTGTTTGAGTTGCGATGAGATCAGCTCCTGGATCTCTTCCTTCGTCATAAGAAAATTGCTTTGGTGGTTGTGTGGTTCCACTGGTGCAGGCTGCAGTGAGATGGAAGGCGTTGTCTGAGCTGGCTGCAGTGTATTCATTGATTGTGATACATTTGGACGCACTTCATCTGACTGCGGTGTAGTTTGGTTTCGTTGATTTTCAAGATTGGACTGCACATTCAGTAGCAGCCCCATAACTTCATCCATCTTTTTGTAGAGATTAATTATATCTCTATCTTTTTCATCAATTTGTCTTTTTAAAGATGCAATCATGGCATCTTTTGGATCATTGGCCATGAAAACCGATTATTCTTCTTCGTCCTCATCATGAGGATCGTCAGGTAAGGACGAGTCCGCTGGTAACCTTTGGAGGTTAGATGACCTTGGGTCATTTTGTCTCGCTACGCCCTTTCTACGAGCGGCAACTCTAGTAAGCATCTGATTCAATGTCTTTTGCTCCTTTGCTTGATCGAGCTCTTGGTGTCCAACCAGTATGGACCACCATATTTCATTCTTCTCACATGAGTCCTTAGTCATTGGGACAAATTCTTTTCGTACCCACACTTTGTTACATAGTGGTAACGATTGCTTTTGAGCTCCTAACTTTTCCATTCGTCCCTTAATGGCCTTATAGGCCTTGTAGattcttttagaaatatttttctcttgatGTTCTTGACATCATCTTCGAAACTTCTAGCTGATTCATTTTTATTGTCGGCTGTAAAACAGCGGTTATTGCATTCTTTTTCACATGCTCCAATAAGGCGAAGGAGTTGTAGGTCGGAAATGTTGATTCGATCATTTGGGGCTCTTGAATGTTATTGTCCTTGCCCCCTGTAACTTTTCCTCTGTGGAGTTGATGGTGGTTATTCCTCTTAAAAGACGCTCTTGTCGGAGGAATAGTGGTTTAGTATCATTAGAAAGCGCCAGCCTATCGAATACTGATGCTTTCTGCACTCTGCCATTTGGGAATATCAATCTTCTTTCAGACTACATCCTCTTGGATGCAGGTTCGTAAGTGAGACGTTCGCCTATGGGTCGGCGAGGAGGGTTGGGGATGACCACATTGGGTCGTCTTCCTCAAGATGGCAGCCGAGGAATGACCACATTGGACACATCTTGTGAAGGGGCGGCGGGAGTGGTCATGCCCCTAGTAACAGCAAAAGTTTGAGCCATAACAGTAGCTCGAACATCTTCTAGAATGGTGCAAAATTGGATTGAAGCACCTGGAGTTCCGAAAGTCAGGACGGATGTAGGCAAGCAGACTCGCGAACCTGCATCCAATATCATTGAGTTTGTTGATGCAGCGACAACGTTCTTTGATGTTGGTGCCATTTTCTGATGCAAAAATGTAGCAATtaggaccttttttttttaaggtctcGAAAATGGAAGGAGAAACTAGGTCCCACCGGGTGTGCCattttgtctgccaccacgaatgacgcacctcgcacggtcgataGGTTttgccgtggggtagtatttaTGATTCAGATTGGTATTTGATGTATTTGGGTATCAAGTATTGCGGGTCCATagcttccaatagatgcaagcatctattgttaattaccccctaGGCATTGGGGCACCTTCtattaagagacctttatagatgGGATATGATGAATTGTATCTTGATGATCGGTCGAATCCTAtgtatatgtgttaggattcAGCCGGATTTGAGGTTGACTAGGTCTCAAGTATGCATATTAAGATCTAGTTGATATTAAACTCTAATGGCTCTAAGGATATGTTTTAGAGTCCAATTACATTTGGTTTCACCTCAATTGTATGTTCTAAGATGAAGATGTGACCAAACCCCAAGTATATGTCTTGAGGTAGGTCGGGTTTGATGTTACCCGAAGGTAAGGAGTGACTAATTCCTGAgtgtatgtatcaggattaaccgagtttaatatatttttcactctagttatatatgctagagtgagaatctgactaagccctaaggtaTTGTGCTAGGGTTTGTCAGATTTAATTTCAatgagctctaagtatatgtattagaactcgattggatatggatttcactctagatagatatgctagagcaaaaggctgactagactctaagtatatgtgttagaacTAGTCGAACTtgatttgacttccactctaggtatatgtgctagagcaaaagatcgactagaccctaagtatatgaatttagggttagtcggatgaactctaagtatatgtgtcaGAGTTCGAATAAAtctgatatcatttgactgaattctaagtatataatttagaactctgtcgatttggaaatattttgccttagttatatgtgctaaggcgattgacttagtcctaagtatatgtattagggtagtcgatattaaatttttattctagatatatgtgctagagtagaAAAGGTTCATGATGAACTTTGGATATGATTTAATTCatatatggttcatgagatttttgGTTTATGGctcatgaggtttggtgtatggctcatgaggtttggtttatgggatttggttcatggatttggtatataaacttggtttatggacttggttcatagttcatgaacttgattcatttggttcatgaacttggtttatagacttgattcatggttcatgaacttgattcattTGGTTCATAAACTTAGTTTATAGACTTGgttcatgattcatgaacttggctcatttggttcatgaacttggtgtacgGTTCATGGGGTTTTGTTtatagttcatgaacttggtgtatggtttatggggTTTTGGTtcgtggttcatgaacttggttcataaGGTTAGGTatgtgggatttggttcatggacttggatatggttcatggatttagtatatgaacttgggtatggttcatgggattcaCAAACTTGAGTAAgcttcatgaacttggttcatggtttatgggatttggttcatgaacttgggtatggttcgtggtgtttggttcacgaacttggttCATGATTTATGGGACTtgggttcatgaacttgggtatggttcgtggtgtttggttcatgaacttggttcatggtttatggaatttggttcatgaacttgggtatggttcgtggtgtttggttcacgaacttggttcatggtttatgggatttggttcatgaacttcgATATGAATCCTAGTTGGaagtcgggtttgggttctaTTTGTGGTCCGGATTGGGTTTGagtttgggattttatttgtggattggattggttttgggtttatCTGTGGTCTGTATTTgcttttgggttttatttgtagacttggttttggtttgggggatttgatttgggttttgggtttgggttttttattttggattgaattttatttgtggacttgacattggtttcgggtttgggttttgttttttggtttggatttgggttgggatttgggttttggttttggtttttgatttgggttttggttttttatttgtggacttggtttgggtttggatttgggttttatttgtggacttagttttcttttcaattctatttcgAGTCCAAGGAAatcctcttttgattttgcaattcgatttggggtccgaagaaatccccttttgattttgcaatttgacttggggtccgaagaaattcccttttgattctaatttgatttgggtccgaagaaatcctcttttgatttcgcaatttgatttggggtccgaataAATCctcgtttgattttgatttggggtccgaaaaaattCCTGTTTGATTtcgcaatttgatttggggtccgaagaaattcccgtttgatttcgatttggggtccaaagaaatttccattttgatcttgatttagggttcgaagaaattcccgtttgatttcgatttggggtccgaagaaatttccgTTTTGATCTCGATTTAGGGttcgaagaaattcccgttttgatctcgatttggggtcggaagaaatcccctttttgATCTTTATTTGGGGTCcaaagaaattcccgtttgatttcgatttggggtccgaagaaattcccgtttgatctcgatttggggtccgaagaaattcccgtttgatctcaatttggggtccgaaaaaattCCCGCTTGATCTTGAtatggggtccgaagaaatccccgttttgatcttgatttggggtccgaagaaattctcgtttgattttgatttggggtccgaagaaatccccatttGATCTCGATTTAgggttcgaagaaatccccgcttgatctcgatttggggtccgaagaaatccccgtttgatttcgatttggggtctgaagaaattttctttttgatcttgatttggggtccgaagaaatccccgctTGATCTCGATTTGGCTTGAATCTGAACTGGTTTGAAAGTTTTGTGGATTGATTCAATGTTTTCGAAAGggattgaagggtccgaagaaacgggaaaTCTTTGATTCTCCTCCCATCTTCTTTCGAAAACACCGAACTGATAAGGTTGGAGGTGACAGCGGCTGTAACgtactgaacttttgcaaattgtgaggttcaagtgtttgatccgtgtgtcgagctttttcagactttctggaaggtcgtagacagtgttccgacctatggctcgaatttcgagaatcgagatttaaaacttagcactaaAATCTCTGAAGTGAAGattttaggctgctctcgggttggactctACAGAGCAGAGCACCGTTACTGCATCAGGCTCGTACCGGAactggacctggtaccggtactgcatcgggctggtaccggtacccagtgtatttttctgcgaacccgaggctcgggtttgcgcagtCTATAGCTTGGTATCGGTATTCTTTCCTGTGTACATGTACGTAGTGCATATGCAGTCTGCACATTGTTGGAGGATTTTTTTGAGATTGTTACCTCTCTATATAACCCCCCACAGCCCCTAGATGGCTCATTTGAGTCCTAAACCGTGGAGGACACAGGTGAGACCCCTCTCCCTTGGTTTTCTCCCATTTTCTTGTGTTTTATAGTTTGGTTTGAtttcctctttttgcttctctttgctctttgttggTTTTTCCACCTTAGAGAAGCATTGGATTGAGGATTGGAGCTCATTTAAGGAAAGATCTTCAACCCTCGCTCACTTTTttgcttgatttgaagctttggagaggTTAGTAATATGTTTCTTCCATTAGATtcatgttttgatggatttcttgagatgaaaccctagaaatgagaaatctagggtttatttggggacTTTTGATTGGTAGTTTTTGGGGCTTAATTGATAAGTGTAGAATATCTCGTTGGGGTGGATTAGAAGGGCTCTAGCTTCCATTTAGAATTTGAGAGGGTTTTTTCCatatttaggtgagttttgccctatTCTTGGGTTGATTTGAGATGAACACCTCGGGTGTTCTTTTGTTTTGTCTAACTCTCTTAATATTACCTTTAGGGAGGTAGGAGACttgtggacaccttcgtcggtgCAAACGAAGGGGATCCGAGGAGtcccggtgggtttgacctcaccgaaatgagaaaatctcacctatgtcatttttaatattgtaaaataaaaaatcatacatattcatactagatagggtatatgtgaattttaaaatgcttgAAATGCACATATTATgtacaataaaaatttagacctctatgtagtagagagttaaATATGTTGGAATCATGCATATGGATAGCATCCTTATATGTGGCTTGGGATCATGTTTTAtgtagtgaaaatgacaagtacaatatgctcttggacttagaactcaTGTTGGACATAGGAGAAAGTATAATGTCATAAATAGGTATTAGACTTGGATTatgcttgacatagtaaacctaatgtcatgaagtggcattaaATGTAGTAAATGGTTGAACTTTACATTATGACATAAAATTAGACCTTCGGAGTTGCTAGTATTTATACCATgttgagacatgatgacatcgAACTTGAGATGgttgattatgcttgcttgccatttgtgctcattcgcacatgcttgtgagggtcgctccctacaagccggcactccggagttagcttATGCGATTTATGCTCGCTCGtacggtattgagaagcctactgGGCCGGGTaagatagactcattcctagagtgaaaATATTGGGGCTTCCACGGGCATTTAGGCGACACAAGCCAGAccacacttgtgtaggtcctaagaTGAAATTGGATTAACAATAAACCTTTattatgacaatcactactagatagcttatagtagttggattcttGGGTCATGCTTGGGGTTTACTATTGGATATATGGTTACTTGCTTAGACATGATAGTATACTTGGTAGCCTTGTTTgtgcatagtagtatacttgttaGACATATTTAGAGTATATTAGTACATTCATGTGATATACTTATTCATGTTAGGCTAACAATTGCAATTGTGGAACTTCATGCTAAGTAGTGGCATAATAGTTAGCAAGTTTAATTCATGTTTATTATTCATGCTATTCCTTTCGGTTAACTGTTAGAATAATCTCATTTTTGCTTCTATAGCCTAGTGGAgttgttgaagcataaaaaaaaaaaagaagagagaggaataaaagaggaaaaagaaaaaaaggggagagaaagaaataaaaaatagagatggtttatgagattatccatgcaccaggtgcatggataaaatttaaattttgaaaatatctcatgcaCCGTGAGCATAAATTACGAAAAGTGGGACGTTCTTGTAGATACGAACGGGTAttaaaaatagcatattagACCTTTCCCTTTCACGTATTTACAAAATGCTCCgctttaatcatataatattttattatattgactAAGGTGTAATATGAGCAAAGGGAAAGGACCAATTCGCAATATTCCCACAATCCCATCGCAACCATCCATTATCTCATAATCCCATCATAACCATCCAAAATCTCTCCCACAATCNTATGATTTCTTTTGAAGCTGAGCTTTAGGTCTCTTAATCTTGAAAAATGTATTGCTTTTTAACCGGGTTTGGTGTTGTGTATGCCTTTATTAGGATAGTTGATCATCAAGGAATTTCAGATGAAATTGTTAAATTCTATGTAGTCTCAGAATTTAGTTAGGAACTGCATGCGTTTATATCGCAAAATTAGTCACATAATGTTGACTAGAGGCTCTAGAGATATTCTTAAAATTTGACTTTCAAGCTCGAAAACTTGGAAAAGCATGTGATGCGTGGATGGGCAGAGTTTATGTCACAAGGGGAACTACTTTTGGAgcacttcaaaaaaaaaaaaaaagaagaaaaaacaactGCATAAATAACAAGGTAAATGGAACTCATATTTGGCAGTCCATTTTCAGCCTAAGAATACGCAATAGTTGGCTAGATTAGaagtaaattttttgaaatgcCAATGGCATGCatttctatgtttttttttttgagaggaaggTTGCATGCtatcgcttcattcattaagagcGTGAATTTAGCAAAGTGTGGGAAGCAACAAGGCttccactaaaaaaaaaaaaaaaaaaaaaaaaaaaaaaagaaaagcacccACCAACATTCCCCCAAAGAAGTCCTGAGCTCCACCGAGCTCCGCCACATCCTCTCCCGTCAACGGCAGCCGCGCCCCGAGCTCTACTGAGCTCCTCCATGTCTCCGCCCGCCTCGTCTTTGTGCGACATCGACGGCACCCCCACATGTAGGCGCGACCCACCGAGCGCCCCCGAACTCCGCTTCGTTCTCCCTCATCGTCGGCGGCCGCGATGCTCGACTACCGAGCGCCCCCGAGCCTCCATCAAGCCCCTCTTCGGCAATCTCTGCGTCGCCAAAGCCGTCGCTCCATCACCCGAGGCGTCAAGGCCGCCTACGCCGATGACGCCCGCTCCAAAGCCGCCCGTGTCGCCCCAAGACGACCTCGACCCACGACGTCAAGTTCGTCGGCCCCTGCGCCCGAGGCCATCGCTCTGAGACCGCCCGCGCCGAAGCCGCCCGCCTTGAGGCTGTCAACCCCGAGGCCACCATGATCCTCGCCGAGTTCGGTTGTGCACCACCGCTTCCTCTTCGCAGCCTGTTCCGAGATCATGACGCCATCATCTCTGGCCACAAAGAGACTCTGAGGCAAAACCACCACGTGTTCAACGAAATGCCCGAATGAAGCGGCGACCCCATGAAGCCGTCGTGGTCCTCGCCGGACGCAGCCGCGTCTTCTGCTCCGGTGCCGACCTCACCGCCACCGAGAATATCTTTAAGAGCGACGCCAAATACCCTGCCATAGACCCCGCCGTGTCGTGCCCGCCTCCACCGAGCTCGCCGCCCTCAGTCACTCGAAGCCGCTCCGGCCTTAGCCGCTCGAAGGCCCGCTGCCGTCCTCGACTCGAAGCCGTgccacccgcggccgatctgcctgaagccgcgccacccgcggccgatattttcgaagccgcgccacccgcggtcGATCCGcccgaagccgcgccacccgcggccaaTTCGCCGATGCCTATGCCGAGCCGCCGCCCATGACTCTGCTCGTGATCTCGGCCGATCCGTCGACACCCGCGCGCCGTCGTCGACTTTGATGGCTCGAACCCGAGGAGTTCCCTCTGATGCCGCGTCACTCCACCTCGAAGGCCGCAGCCCCGTCGATGCCACGTCGCTGTTGTGGCCTTTCACCGCTGCAGAGCGTCGCCGTCACGGCCCTCCTTCGTCGCGGTCTCAGATCCGTGGCTCCACTGTCAGGTCACAGCCCCAGTGGAGCTCCGTCATCAACAAAGCCGCCAGCTGCTCGACGGcgatcctgagagagagagcggtgctctcctctcaaacggatTCCGC encodes:
- the LOC109712441 gene encoding uncharacterized protein LOC109712441, encoding MKRRPHEAVVVLAGRSRVFCSGADLTATENIFKSDAKYPAIDPAVSCPPPPICLKPRHPRPIFSKPRHPRSIRPKPRHPRPIRRCLCRAAAHDSARDLGRSVDTRAPSSTLMARTRGVPSDAASLHLEGRSPVDATSLLWPFTAAERRRHGPPSSRSQIRGSTVRSQPQWSSVINKAASCSTAILRERAVLSSQTDSARQVPDVPGVRPPTARRRT